A genomic stretch from Halogranum gelatinilyticum includes:
- a CDS encoding DUF4129 domain-containing protein, with the protein MRVLGLVAILLCSVVVVPAGATGQTSSSQEVDVRESVDSDATVPFFQQQNNTTVRHEDPDSTNENGDLDGVESHLAGVLAERLGESTVQLSQGEYDRARDLVGDDYSSPLEKYVDVAGETGNEATAEEFEDAQEAQQELTNTVQEFRETREEYREAKQNGNERRARELARELSRLSQQSEQNSQRLTQSFANVSNQTGIDVSDSTQTVDDIQRNVSAQEQDVIAAEFTQTDLTIDVSRSEISFQSPLLVSGRLVAENGSTLTQRRISLEAGSQTITTTTDSEGRFSFNYRPVTLPLSTESVTIRYIPNNTSVYLGSNATATVSVTQTNASLAITSASSSVAYREEMTVTGVVSVNGTSVEGMPVLVSLGNTPLETVQTNTDGRFQLETALPATVSAGTQQLSVKVERDDRAVTASPARQAVEVEQTVTTLSVTAEEDSTRSVRLSGEFKTADGSTISNQQIKFLVNGSLLGTSTTGPEGGYQSRIQIPESVVSGVSEEVTVRAVFTGGGTNLESARATVSVPITSDNGSGEEDSSLFAALGSLPTLISGAVVLTLVVASGVAYSRRSEDDETATVPTTGGPASQPTEPTETAGRSLLTLARDHVDRGKTETAIEAAYEALRRRFEGRLELAPSATHWEFYQQYHTEIGDQSTELRELTERYEQAAYGPHDPSASDASAAIALSERFFNPNGQPSDDD; encoded by the coding sequence TTGCGAGTACTCGGCCTGGTAGCCATACTCCTCTGTTCAGTAGTCGTCGTACCCGCTGGAGCAACCGGACAAACATCATCCTCCCAAGAAGTAGACGTACGGGAATCAGTCGACAGCGACGCCACTGTACCGTTCTTCCAACAGCAAAACAACACTACTGTCAGGCACGAAGACCCCGATTCGACAAACGAGAACGGAGACCTCGACGGTGTCGAGTCGCATCTCGCTGGTGTCCTCGCTGAACGGTTGGGAGAGAGTACGGTCCAATTGAGTCAAGGGGAGTACGACAGGGCACGGGATCTTGTAGGCGACGACTATTCGAGTCCACTAGAGAAATACGTCGATGTCGCTGGGGAGACTGGAAACGAAGCGACTGCCGAGGAGTTCGAAGACGCCCAAGAAGCTCAACAGGAGTTAACGAATACGGTTCAGGAGTTCCGTGAGACACGCGAAGAATACCGCGAGGCGAAGCAGAACGGAAACGAACGGCGTGCACGGGAGCTAGCTCGCGAACTCTCGCGACTCTCACAACAGTCAGAGCAGAATTCCCAGCGTCTGACTCAATCGTTCGCGAACGTTTCGAATCAGACAGGCATTGACGTTAGCGACTCGACGCAAACAGTCGACGACATTCAGCGGAACGTCTCTGCACAAGAACAGGACGTGATAGCAGCGGAGTTCACACAAACTGATCTCACAATCGATGTCAGCCGCTCGGAGATCTCGTTCCAGAGCCCACTCTTGGTTAGTGGACGACTCGTCGCTGAAAACGGAAGCACGCTCACACAGCGGCGAATCTCACTCGAAGCAGGTTCCCAAACCATTACCACAACGACGGACAGTGAGGGACGCTTCTCGTTCAACTACCGACCGGTTACTCTCCCACTCTCAACAGAAAGCGTCACGATTCGGTACATCCCGAACAACACCTCCGTCTATCTCGGGTCGAACGCAACGGCGACCGTCTCAGTCACCCAGACCAATGCGTCACTTGCAATCACGTCGGCATCGTCTTCCGTTGCATATAGAGAGGAAATGACGGTGACGGGAGTCGTGAGTGTGAACGGGACATCTGTTGAGGGAATGCCGGTCCTGGTGTCGCTCGGAAACACGCCACTCGAGACAGTCCAGACGAACACCGACGGACGGTTCCAACTGGAGACCGCGCTTCCCGCAACGGTCTCAGCGGGGACACAACAACTCAGCGTCAAAGTCGAGAGAGACGACCGTGCAGTGACTGCGTCACCGGCTCGGCAAGCAGTTGAAGTCGAACAGACGGTGACGACGCTCTCGGTCACAGCCGAAGAGGACTCCACTCGCTCGGTTCGTCTCTCGGGAGAGTTCAAGACTGCAGATGGCAGCACGATTTCGAACCAACAAATCAAGTTCCTCGTCAACGGCTCACTGCTTGGAACCTCGACCACTGGTCCTGAGGGTGGCTATCAATCACGGATACAGATTCCCGAAAGCGTGGTCTCTGGTGTGTCGGAGGAAGTGACTGTGAGGGCAGTGTTCACTGGAGGTGGGACGAATCTCGAATCTGCTCGAGCAACGGTCTCCGTTCCAATTACTTCCGATAACGGATCCGGCGAGGAAGACAGCTCGCTATTCGCGGCTCTCGGCTCGCTCCCCACACTGATTAGTGGAGCCGTCGTTCTGACGCTGGTTGTCGCATCAGGAGTCGCCTACTCTCGCCGCTCAGAAGACGATGAAACGGCGACTGTACCAACCACCGGCGGGCCAGCGAGTCAACCAACTGAACCGACAGAGACTGCAGGACGGTCGCTACTCACACTTGCGCGCGACCACGTCGACCGAGGTAAGACCGAGACAGCAATCGAGGCAGCATACGAGGCACTCCGTCGACGATTCGAAGGGAGACTCGAACTCGCTCCTTCGGCGACACACTGGGAGTTCTATCAACAGTATCACACAGAGATCGGTGATCAGAGCACTGAGCTTCGCGAGCTAACCGAGCGATACGAACAGGCAGCCTACGGTCCTCATGACCCGTCGGCAAGTGACGCATCTGCGGCAATCGCGCTTTCAGAGCGATTCTTCAATCCCAACGGGCAGCCGTCCGATGACGACTGA
- a CDS encoding DUF58 domain-containing protein has product MEPTRHYWALLGLGALCTLVALVADRPLAFGGTVTLGAVLLVAQRRAGRDFVETDTALTTDYSLSQSYVSVDDTVFVTMTATRTAQTESTVTVTARLPAAADSVAESERQVRLPPGTDSATVSFSLTVPLAGRFTLAAPRIEFTDEHGLFTESYQRGPTATLTAEPRAPRNIHVGQGGEQMLAAYGEHPTNQTGSGLTPAGLRQYVPGDTLNRIDWKATARQGYPHVREFELETDRTTVLVFDHRAAMDVGPDGQTMLDFAREVALGFVGSAESYGDSLGFYAVGDSGLTVNRPPGAATSNYGSIRNDLNTIQPTRPSSDTTRHTTDTARPTTARQAARNLDADTSAFAERLRPFFTASDVYVERIEGDPLFETVRRTRLRQSGQTWTILLTDDTERNSIRETVRLASESGNNVLVFLTPTALFESSGLSDMDEIYQRYVDFEEFRRELHQLPRVTAFEVGPGDHLDTVLQRSHSESAAPEGVR; this is encoded by the coding sequence ATGGAGCCGACGCGCCACTACTGGGCACTCCTCGGACTTGGCGCGTTGTGCACGCTCGTCGCGCTTGTCGCCGACCGACCACTTGCCTTCGGGGGCACGGTGACGCTCGGTGCGGTGCTCCTCGTTGCACAGCGTCGAGCGGGTCGAGATTTCGTCGAGACTGACACAGCACTTACCACGGACTACTCACTGAGTCAGTCGTATGTTTCCGTCGACGACACGGTCTTCGTGACGATGACTGCAACACGGACCGCCCAGACCGAGTCTACCGTGACGGTTACCGCTCGCTTACCGGCTGCAGCGGATTCAGTTGCCGAGTCGGAACGGCAGGTTCGGCTCCCCCCAGGAACCGACAGTGCCACAGTTTCGTTTAGTCTAACCGTTCCCCTCGCTGGACGGTTTACACTCGCTGCCCCTCGCATCGAATTCACCGACGAACACGGGCTGTTCACCGAGAGTTACCAGCGGGGCCCGACGGCGACACTCACTGCCGAACCGAGAGCACCACGAAACATCCACGTCGGGCAAGGTGGCGAACAGATGCTCGCTGCCTACGGCGAACATCCAACTAACCAGACCGGGTCCGGTCTCACACCTGCAGGCCTCCGCCAGTACGTCCCCGGCGATACGCTGAACCGAATCGATTGGAAAGCGACTGCACGGCAGGGCTACCCGCACGTTCGCGAGTTCGAGCTAGAGACTGATCGAACAACTGTGCTCGTCTTCGACCACCGAGCAGCGATGGACGTCGGCCCTGACGGACAGACGATGCTAGATTTTGCACGTGAAGTCGCGCTCGGATTCGTCGGCTCGGCGGAGTCGTATGGAGACTCACTCGGATTCTACGCAGTCGGCGATTCGGGACTCACTGTCAATAGACCGCCGGGCGCGGCGACGTCGAACTACGGTTCGATTCGGAACGACCTCAATACAATCCAGCCGACGCGTCCTTCAAGTGACACTACACGCCACACGACCGATACTGCACGCCCCACAACGGCACGCCAAGCAGCTCGAAACCTCGATGCCGACACATCAGCCTTCGCTGAGCGTCTTCGTCCGTTCTTTACTGCCAGCGATGTCTACGTCGAGCGTATCGAAGGTGACCCACTCTTTGAGACGGTGCGCCGTACCCGCCTCAGGCAGTCCGGCCAGACGTGGACGATTCTCCTCACTGACGACACCGAGCGAAACAGCATCCGCGAGACGGTTCGTCTCGCATCGGAGAGTGGGAACAACGTACTCGTCTTCTTGACCCCAACAGCACTGTTCGAGAGTAGTGGGCTCTCCGACATGGACGAGATTTACCAGCGGTACGTTGATTTCGAGGAGTTCAGACGCGAACTTCACCAACTCCCGCGCGTGACGGCATTCGAGGTTGGTCCAGGCGACCATCTTGACACAGTTCTACAGCGCTCACACAGTGAGTCGGCCGCTCCGGAGGGAGTCCGATGA
- a CDS encoding ABC transporter ATP-binding protein has protein sequence MQTNTPSDTAVVSSPSSSADSPLIDCSNVTRTYTRGGRSVFGSKRTGQTVTALDNVSLQIHRGELVGIAGPSGSGKSTLLHLLAGLDTPSSGSLSIVDTDVSNLSSRQRTRLRLENIGIVFQHFYLLPSLSARANVAIPLVEKGWGKRRRRERAAALLDEVGLGDRTTHKPGELSGGEQQRVAIARALATEPDLLIADEPTGELDTATGETIMGLFDELANDRAVVMASHDERALSRTDRVIRLQDGVRLDDA, from the coding sequence ATGCAGACGAACACCCCGTCAGATACTGCCGTTGTCTCCTCGCCCTCCAGTTCGGCTGATTCCCCGCTAATCGACTGTTCGAACGTCACCCGAACGTACACTCGAGGGGGACGCTCGGTATTCGGCTCGAAGCGAACAGGCCAAACCGTAACCGCACTGGACAACGTCTCGCTTCAGATACACCGTGGTGAGCTCGTTGGAATCGCAGGCCCGAGCGGGAGCGGAAAATCGACCTTGCTGCATCTCCTCGCAGGGCTCGACACACCCTCGAGTGGATCGCTCTCGATCGTCGATACGGACGTCAGTAACCTCTCGTCTCGACAGCGGACCCGACTACGGTTGGAGAATATCGGCATCGTATTCCAGCATTTCTATCTCCTCCCGTCGCTGTCTGCACGAGCGAACGTTGCGATCCCACTCGTCGAGAAGGGCTGGGGAAAACGACGGCGTCGCGAGCGTGCAGCTGCCTTGTTAGACGAGGTTGGACTCGGTGACCGGACGACACACAAACCCGGCGAACTCAGTGGTGGTGAACAGCAGCGGGTAGCGATTGCACGAGCACTGGCGACAGAGCCAGATCTCTTGATTGCAGACGAGCCGACTGGTGAGTTAGACACCGCTACTGGAGAGACAATTATGGGACTGTTCGATGAGTTAGCGAATGACCGCGCCGTGGTGATGGCGTCACACGATGAGCGAGCGTTGAGTCGCACTGACCGAGTCATTCGACTGCAAGACGGAGTTCGACTCGACGATGCCTGA
- a CDS encoding FtsX-like permease family protein → MHLSELQRLAGGTEADIADQILVSTDDPSVQSDLEASIAGATVVSGTGVSTQSVSTSSLALAVALTAFLTAVVVGVLFVATMMGLEILASRAELAVLTAVGYSQRSQALLVLTETVAVSVVGGIGGVGLGAGAIVVFNRFAARSFGVESLATFDPLLIVYGIAVAVLIGLIAAPYPIWLSRRTDVTEVLG, encoded by the coding sequence ATGCATCTCTCTGAACTGCAGAGGCTCGCTGGGGGGACAGAGGCGGATATCGCCGACCAAATCCTCGTGAGTACAGATGACCCGAGTGTGCAAAGTGACCTGGAGGCATCAATCGCTGGGGCGACGGTTGTCTCCGGGACAGGCGTGTCAACTCAGAGTGTATCGACGTCGAGTCTTGCACTTGCTGTCGCGCTAACGGCGTTCCTAACCGCCGTTGTCGTCGGCGTTCTGTTCGTTGCGACGATGATGGGCCTGGAGATTCTGGCTTCACGAGCAGAACTCGCCGTGTTGACGGCTGTGGGATATTCACAGCGTTCACAAGCGTTGTTGGTACTCACCGAAACAGTCGCCGTCTCGGTGGTCGGTGGCATTGGTGGCGTTGGACTCGGTGCTGGAGCAATTGTCGTGTTCAACCGGTTTGCAGCGCGGTCGTTCGGCGTTGAATCGTTGGCGACGTTTGACCCACTGTTGATTGTCTATGGAATCGCCGTTGCAGTGCTTATCGGACTGATCGCAGCTCCCTATCCGATTTGGCTGAGTCGTCGAACCGACGTGACGGAGGTGCTTGGGTAA
- a CDS encoding ABC transporter permease produces the protein MRTILAVLGITLAVLASTLLASVGAGVVQTGQEKFETSGRDLWVTGGPVRLSPETGGFENTVVNAHEVSDEITEREDVRSAVPLAFQTVYVSADGSDFETIVGTGSPTGGTAVSIERGTGLSSGDVHYAGGNYTGPMTYEVVIDPQIANQFNVSVGDTLYIGGTLASARQNEFTVVGISQTFTQFLGTPTVVMQLSELQEITGTTGSDRATMITINLVSGTNPETVATELEAEYPGYEIRTNREQLQTVLQNQAVVIASGTVLVLLAVLAGLALTVNLSLSLVYHQRKELAALKATGTRTTTLVGIMLVQLFVVGVIASSLGVALTYPSVAILNYVAAQIVGFEGLVQISRQILLGGAVVGVVMSLFGALAASVRLARLNPLTQLAD, from the coding sequence ATGCGGACGATATTAGCGGTGTTGGGGATTACGCTCGCAGTCCTCGCCAGTACGTTGCTTGCAAGTGTTGGGGCAGGTGTCGTCCAGACAGGTCAAGAGAAATTCGAGACCTCTGGGCGTGATTTGTGGGTTACTGGTGGGCCGGTTCGGCTGAGTCCGGAGACCGGTGGATTTGAGAATACCGTTGTGAATGCCCACGAGGTGTCTGATGAGATCACAGAACGTGAGGATGTTCGATCAGCTGTCCCACTCGCGTTCCAGACTGTGTATGTGAGTGCTGATGGTTCTGACTTCGAAACCATTGTCGGAACCGGCTCACCAACAGGTGGAACGGCGGTCTCAATCGAACGTGGGACTGGGCTTTCGAGTGGTGACGTGCACTATGCAGGGGGGAACTACACAGGACCGATGACCTACGAAGTCGTCATCGATCCACAGATTGCAAACCAATTCAACGTCTCTGTTGGTGACACGCTGTACATCGGCGGAACGCTAGCGAGTGCACGACAAAACGAGTTTACCGTCGTCGGGATTTCGCAGACCTTCACCCAGTTTTTGGGCACGCCCACAGTCGTGATGCAGTTGAGTGAGCTGCAAGAGATTACTGGAACAACGGGGTCTGACCGTGCGACGATGATTACCATTAACCTCGTTTCAGGGACAAATCCAGAAACAGTAGCGACTGAGCTTGAAGCAGAGTATCCCGGATACGAAATCCGGACAAATCGAGAACAACTTCAAACAGTTCTGCAGAACCAAGCGGTGGTTATTGCAAGTGGGACAGTGTTAGTTCTCCTGGCAGTGCTTGCAGGGCTAGCGCTGACGGTGAATCTGTCTCTGTCTCTTGTGTATCATCAGCGAAAGGAATTGGCGGCGTTGAAAGCGACAGGGACTCGAACGACGACGTTGGTTGGGATAATGCTCGTTCAGTTGTTCGTCGTCGGTGTTATTGCGAGTAGTCTCGGTGTTGCACTTACCTATCCCTCGGTTGCGATCCTCAACTACGTTGCAGCGCAGATCGTGGGGTTCGAAGGGCTGGTTCAAATTTCGAGACAAATCTTACTCGGTGGGGCAGTGGTTGGTGTCGTCATGAGCCTCTTTGGTGCACTGGCAGCGAGTGTCCGTCTCGCTCGGTTGAACCCACTGACGCAGTTGGCTGACTGA
- a CDS encoding PGF-pre-PGF domain-containing protein — MKQQSRRGIGVMLIVIALLLSTVAPVSGSLQSVETNGQAPQALDDSDFFSASDDVQVWDRSAFPLRVSTGNAANAITGPSIDVSTDEIDGASLNKRRVGVYNAGTTLRFSYQSGNIETSDFANADTQLLVARLDPQATTGMGLPDMDMTDLSELTTEDANDEASFALKSSPVSLDGDGENSGFSYTAEESGQYAFFLIQDVDNDNGISIDNVDRDGFGDLEVNNDVRVIGMDGALVQETSSRVRVQDARQRPGQSFTFNIQANLAGENDVRHSVVLYDEGKLQAQRFDITISGEIDRSITSDQVTVEHTVESVNGVANIPADLTDVSEFDDGTFSGTTQASDAIQFAADQANRQSPNTQATDDVVLDASVTAVEDDGSVTVTVETLNDWDTGSYRYIHMAVGDQTNEVSTNTGLVRLARGGGGGDDDNNDNNGNNGNNDAGSGGGGAGPVVDVEKRIKNGRLTISITRVSSGATVTEVVTGANVSNGVGLQQFSFSVSQNVSNAQVNVETLSERPSNVPDTGVPTAAYYDVQLSGFNDTSVSGGAFQFTVNESTLTQLNATSDQVRMYRFSGGEWQELETTYLGNGTYEAQTPGFSYFAVGAAPAQQSGQPNFNIESTSLGTESVAVDETVTVEASVSNNGDAAGTQTVTLTANGDVVDEQDVQLDAGESTTVTFDVSFGEAGTYDLAVNGNGAGSLEVVQQDTGTDEPGDQTSPSEVTPGEGDGDGGSGALVPVLVVFVLLALALVAYYFRDDLQQQLK, encoded by the coding sequence ATGAAACAGCAATCAAGAAGAGGGATTGGGGTGATGCTTATCGTCATTGCCCTGCTACTTTCGACTGTTGCTCCTGTTAGTGGGAGTCTACAGTCAGTAGAAACGAACGGACAAGCACCACAAGCACTCGACGACAGCGACTTCTTCAGCGCGTCGGACGACGTTCAGGTGTGGGACCGCAGTGCGTTCCCGCTGCGCGTTAGTACCGGTAATGCCGCCAACGCAATTACCGGCCCGTCGATCGACGTAAGTACCGACGAAATCGACGGCGCCTCGCTGAACAAGCGACGAGTCGGTGTTTATAACGCAGGTACGACACTTCGGTTCTCGTACCAGTCCGGGAACATCGAAACTAGTGACTTCGCTAACGCCGATACCCAGCTACTCGTTGCACGGCTCGACCCCCAAGCGACGACCGGAATGGGGCTGCCGGACATGGACATGACGGACCTGAGTGAGCTCACGACTGAAGACGCGAACGACGAGGCGTCGTTTGCACTGAAGAGCAGTCCGGTCTCACTGGACGGAGATGGTGAGAACAGTGGGTTCTCCTACACGGCGGAGGAGTCCGGACAGTACGCCTTCTTCCTGATTCAGGACGTTGACAATGACAATGGCATCTCGATCGATAACGTGGACAGAGACGGCTTCGGCGACCTCGAAGTCAATAACGATGTCCGCGTCATCGGTATGGATGGCGCGCTCGTCCAAGAAACGTCATCGCGTGTTCGAGTCCAAGACGCACGTCAGCGTCCCGGACAATCGTTTACGTTCAATATCCAGGCTAACTTAGCGGGTGAGAACGATGTCCGCCATAGCGTAGTGCTGTACGATGAGGGGAAACTCCAAGCACAGCGCTTCGACATCACGATCAGCGGAGAGATTGACCGGAGTATCACGTCCGATCAGGTCACGGTTGAACACACTGTCGAATCGGTCAACGGTGTTGCTAACATCCCTGCAGACCTCACTGACGTGTCGGAGTTCGACGACGGGACGTTTAGCGGGACCACGCAGGCCAGCGACGCGATTCAGTTCGCAGCCGACCAAGCCAATCGTCAGAGCCCGAACACCCAAGCGACGGACGACGTCGTGTTGGACGCATCCGTAACGGCAGTTGAGGACGATGGCTCGGTGACGGTCACCGTCGAGACGCTCAACGATTGGGACACCGGCTCGTACCGCTACATCCACATGGCCGTCGGTGACCAGACTAACGAAGTCTCGACTAATACTGGACTCGTCCGTCTCGCACGTGGTGGTGGCGGCGGTGACGACGATAATAACGACAACAACGGCAACAACGGCAACAACGACGCCGGTAGTGGTGGTGGCGGTGCTGGCCCTGTCGTTGACGTTGAGAAGCGGATCAAGAACGGCCGTCTCACCATCAGCATCACGCGTGTCAGCTCTGGTGCGACCGTCACTGAGGTCGTTACTGGTGCAAACGTCTCGAACGGCGTCGGTCTGCAGCAGTTCTCCTTCAGTGTTAGCCAGAACGTCTCGAACGCACAGGTGAACGTCGAGACGCTCTCAGAACGTCCCAGTAACGTTCCGGACACGGGCGTTCCGACAGCTGCCTACTACGACGTCCAACTGAGCGGCTTCAACGACACCTCAGTCTCTGGTGGGGCGTTCCAGTTCACGGTCAACGAGAGCACACTCACGCAGCTCAACGCAACGTCCGACCAAGTTCGGATGTACCGCTTCAGCGGTGGCGAGTGGCAGGAACTCGAAACCACGTACCTCGGAAACGGAACGTACGAGGCCCAGACGCCTGGCTTCTCGTACTTCGCTGTTGGTGCCGCACCGGCCCAGCAGAGCGGGCAGCCGAACTTCAACATCGAGAGTACCAGCCTTGGGACGGAGTCGGTCGCCGTCGACGAGACGGTGACTGTTGAGGCATCGGTGAGCAACAACGGCGATGCAGCAGGCACGCAGACGGTGACGCTCACGGCGAACGGTGATGTCGTCGACGAGCAGGACGTGCAACTTGACGCTGGCGAATCGACGACGGTCACCTTCGATGTGTCCTTCGGTGAAGCAGGCACGTACGACTTAGCTGTCAACGGTAACGGTGCTGGATCGCTCGAAGTCGTCCAGCAAGACACGGGCACCGACGAACCAGGTGACCAGACCTCACCCAGTGAGGTCACCCCTGGTGAGGGCGACGGCGACGGTGGAAGCGGAGCACTCGTCCCGGTACTTGTCGTGTTTGTCCTGCTGGCACTTGCACTCGTCGCGTACTACTTCCGCGACGACCTGCAACAGCAACTGAAGTAA
- a CDS encoding FixH family protein: protein MSDRVALSHFALLVALLIVGSCVVGVGTAQTQYSLDVDGSLDTPDRTVTVEGQSFEISETARVHPGTPITVHTTGSTDEFYRINLRNNERELWDYRNTLSGTETSSFSTEEMPPGSYVVSLLDSDGNVVQIQPIVVSGYDVSISTEDTVTAGSETEFTVTLQTNQNAPQLDSVEVIVGDDGSTERLTATKTGGETYEATVTFDEAGDYRVFATAHGTDTYNGENELIGLSNINSVSVTSGSNGDGGDVGSTSTPTTATTTSSSTTTTATSTSPSSTTSSESTTTTTSSKTTTTTSATTTQTSTVSSAEPTTTQQSTSTVSETNTSQTPSTTTTTAPFEGIQLLFVAFVLTGAIYRVRQL, encoded by the coding sequence ATGTCAGACCGTGTAGCGTTGTCTCACTTTGCCCTCCTCGTTGCGCTTTTGATTGTCGGGAGCTGTGTCGTCGGTGTTGGCACTGCACAGACACAGTACTCGCTGGATGTCGACGGTAGTCTCGATACCCCCGATAGAACCGTCACCGTCGAAGGCCAGTCGTTCGAAATCTCCGAAACGGCGCGCGTCCATCCAGGAACCCCGATTACCGTCCATACGACCGGATCCACCGACGAGTTCTACCGTATCAATCTGCGGAACAATGAGCGGGAACTCTGGGATTACCGAAATACGCTCTCCGGAACCGAGACATCGTCCTTCTCAACCGAGGAGATGCCGCCTGGCTCGTACGTCGTCTCACTCCTTGACAGTGATGGCAACGTTGTCCAGATCCAGCCCATCGTCGTCTCGGGCTATGACGTGAGCATTTCTACCGAAGATACCGTCACTGCCGGCTCCGAGACGGAGTTTACCGTTACTCTCCAGACAAACCAAAACGCGCCCCAGCTTGACTCGGTAGAGGTCATTGTTGGTGACGACGGCTCCACCGAGCGACTGACAGCGACGAAGACGGGTGGGGAGACCTACGAAGCAACGGTTACTTTCGACGAGGCAGGTGACTACCGTGTCTTCGCGACTGCACACGGGACAGACACGTACAACGGGGAAAACGAACTCATCGGGCTCAGTAATATCAATTCTGTCTCGGTGACCTCCGGTTCAAATGGTGACGGTGGTGATGTTGGGAGCACATCGACACCGACAACGGCCACGACGACGTCTTCATCGACTACGACGACAGCTACGAGCACCTCGCCGTCGAGCACGACGTCCTCGGAGTCGACAACGACTACGACGTCTTCGAAGACGACAACCACGACGTCAGCCACGACCACGCAGACATCGACTGTCTCGTCTGCGGAACCGACGACGACCCAGCAGTCTACGTCGACGGTGAGTGAGACAAACACGTCTCAGACGCCGAGCACCACGACGACGACGGCTCCGTTTGAGGGCATCCAACTGCTCTTCGTGGCGTTTGTCCTTACTGGTGCAATCTACAGAGTTCGCCAGCTCTAG
- a CDS encoding DUF1616 domain-containing protein yields the protein MTGRETWRLLLPPAIRTLPADLAVVIAFVFLTVGAVFVPGVNDTPLRVVVGLPFVLFIPGYAFIAALFPERGDPVDDKTPEFAVGDDVPDDVTESRGGIDGLERVALSFGTSIAIVPLIGLVLNFTPWGIRTLPIVLSVGGFTVVAAAVASSRRRSLPAEERFRVPYEAWIAAGRTELFEPDSRGDAVLNVVLVLSVLLAAGSVGYAVAEPKEGEAFTELYLLTESEDGELVADGYPEEFVRGESKELYVGIGNHEHEPVNYSLVVELQRVQVQNNSTQVLEEQELRRFETRVQDNETWQRQHNITPQLTGERMRVAYLLYKGQPPAEPTVNNSYREVHLWVNVTARGAQT from the coding sequence ATGACCGGCCGCGAAACGTGGCGACTGTTGTTGCCACCCGCGATTCGGACGCTGCCAGCCGACCTCGCGGTCGTTATCGCATTCGTCTTCCTCACTGTCGGTGCCGTGTTCGTCCCTGGTGTCAACGACACCCCACTCCGAGTCGTCGTCGGGCTGCCGTTCGTGCTCTTCATTCCAGGATACGCATTCATTGCGGCACTGTTCCCGGAGCGTGGTGACCCCGTTGATGATAAGACGCCAGAGTTTGCCGTCGGTGACGATGTTCCCGATGACGTCACGGAGAGTCGGGGGGGAATCGACGGCCTCGAGCGTGTTGCACTCTCGTTTGGGACGAGTATCGCTATCGTCCCACTAATCGGTCTCGTACTCAACTTCACTCCGTGGGGGATTCGGACGCTTCCGATTGTTCTCTCCGTCGGTGGCTTCACCGTCGTTGCGGCAGCAGTCGCGTCGTCTCGTCGTCGTTCGTTACCTGCCGAGGAACGGTTCCGCGTTCCCTACGAGGCATGGATTGCCGCTGGACGGACAGAACTATTTGAACCGGACTCACGAGGTGACGCCGTACTCAACGTCGTGCTCGTGTTGAGTGTCCTGCTGGCTGCCGGGAGTGTCGGGTATGCAGTTGCTGAGCCCAAAGAAGGAGAAGCGTTCACCGAGTTGTACTTGCTCACCGAGTCCGAAGACGGTGAGCTCGTCGCCGACGGCTATCCTGAAGAGTTCGTGCGAGGTGAGAGCAAAGAACTCTACGTCGGCATCGGGAACCACGAACACGAGCCGGTCAACTACTCGCTCGTCGTCGAACTCCAACGCGTGCAGGTACAAAACAACTCAACGCAGGTCCTCGAAGAACAGGAGCTCAGGCGGTTCGAAACGAGAGTACAGGACAATGAAACTTGGCAACGCCAACATAACATCACGCCGCAGTTGACTGGCGAGCGGATGCGTGTCGCCTACCTCCTGTACAAGGGCCAGCCACCTGCAGAGCCAACCGTGAACAACTCGTACCGTGAAGTCCATCTGTGGGTGAACGTGACTGCGCGTGGGGCACAGACCTAA